The Vibrio maritimus genomic interval TTAATTTCAGTAGAAGTTAGTGGATTCGGAATCTCTACTAACCAAAAGAGCTGATAACTCTGTTTTAGCATTAGAAAACCACTTACAAATACGACAAACATAAGCTGATAAATAATAGCATGTGTCATATGAGCGATACTTAATTTCCAGCGGGGAAGACTGCCATCAATAACTTTATTGGGTTTAAAGTGACTCCAGAACCACCGAGCTACAAATGCTACACTTCCTAGTGTTGCCAAGGACATATTCATTATAGAAAGAAAATTGAATATTGATGGATGGGTATCTATAACTAAATGCATTACATATCCAGCTATTGTTGCATAGATAATAATCACTGCCATCACCCAGTGGAGATAGCGAGTTGCCTTATCATGGTTTTGTCGTTTCATTTATAGTAAGCCTCCTAGTTATGAATATGTTTAGTGTTTTCTTGGCAATTATATTAAAAAATATTCATCAACCCTAGAGTAAAGCTTTTTAATTGAGATTTAGGCTCCATGTATAATGCAGAAGTTACAAGTGGTCTCTGATTTTCAGGCATGATTTTAAGTGATTGATCTGGGCCTGTTGTAAAAAATAATGGGAAGCATTCTTCGACCATGTATCTCCCATTTCTAGTTAAAAATCACCTCAACATTGAACAAACGGTTCATAAAGGCGGGGTTGTTGCAAAAACTCAGCTCAAGGTTGAAACTATCATCGTCTGTGGTGATGATTGGTGAGTTCGATGACCAACCCTGAATTCAAATGGAAACACTTTGCCCCTGAAATCATTCTTTGGTGCCTTCGTTGGTATGGTTCAACGACAATGAACTATGCCAACCTCTGCGACATGCTGCAGGAGCGTGGAATTTCGGTCAATCGCTCAACCATTTATCGTTGGTTCATTGTGATAGGCTCTCTCGCCTTGATGAAGAAAGTGGGTTCACATTAAAAGAAATGCTGAACAAAAAGGAGCTCAAGGTTATCAGTCTAGATTTACCGACTAGTCATATTGCCTTCTCTCCTCAAATTACGGATGAATTTACAGGGTCGATGATCAAGACCATCAATAACATGATGATGGATATGTTGGCCGCTATCGCGAGAAAAGATTACCAAGACCGTCGCCGACGACAAGCCGATCAAGAGCTTCACGAAAAAATCTACCAGCTAAGAGTCATCAATAAGTTAAGTATCAGTGATACTGCCAAATTAACCAATGTGTCGACAAGAACAGTGATCCGAGTAGCAAAGAAACTAAGCAGCCAGCGTTTCGTTGAGAAGGATAACCCTGCTTACTCAATGGCTGTAACGTGGGAAGGCTACGTCTCTGAATGCTTCAGTGCTCCTATTGTCGCCTGTCGCGAGAAAAGCGACGAGTCTTCTAATGAAATCCGATGAATAAAACCCAAATGATGATAAGACTAAGGATTAGAATTTTAGCTTTATATCCTGTTTTTATTCTGCTTTTTACTATGACTCTAATTCCATACCTAACAATATAAAAATTATATAATTATACCCGCACTGATAGCCGAGTAGTATGCCTCCATGTTCATAATACAGACAGATGGTTGGAATGATGGGCTTAATTATTGGAAGTGGGCTAGCGCTTGCTTACCAAAGTGCGCACTATGCGCTTTGGCTTGTACTGATAGCCTGGTGCGCTCTCATACTGGGATTGTTGCAAAAAATGCAGTAAAGACTCAGAATTTGTTCTTTCCCCATCTAATCCAGCTAGTTAATGACTCACCCCGAATTCAAATGGAAACACTTCGCTCCTGAAATTATCCTATGGTGCATTCGTTGGTACGGTTCAACTCCAATGAGCTACGCTAACCTCAGTGACATGCTGCAAGAGCGAGGAATTTCGGTTAACCGCTCAACCATTTATCGTTGGTTCATTGAGTATGCCCAAGCATTACACAAGAAATTACGCCGTCGTCAATTCATCCAAACCGACTCTTCGTGGCAGCTCGATGAAACCTATATCAAGGTGAAAGGAAAATGGCATTACCTGTACCGGGCTATCAACAAACAAGGTGAGACTCTGGATTTCTATTTCTCTCACAAGCGTAATAAAGACGCGGCTTATCAGTTCCTGAAGCGGTGTCTGCGCCACTATCCAACTGAGTTACATCCACAAACATTAAACACCGACAAGCATTCATCCTATGCTCATGCGATTGCCCGTCTAAAGAAGGAAGGACGACTGCGAGAGGATGTCGAGCAACGGCAAGTAAAGCCTCTTAATAATGGTATTGAATCCGATCACGCCCCCATCAAGAAGCTCGTTGTAGGCACCGGTGGTTTCAAAATACGAAAGCGAGCCTGGTCTACCATTCAGGGATTCGAGTCATTACGGATGTTGAACAAAGGGCAATTTGATTTCTGGCTACGTCATGATGAACGTGGAACCCTTGTGCGGGAGAGATCCGCCTTCATGAATCGTCTATTCAATGTTGAGATAGTTTTCCAGTAATCGTTAAATCTACGTTGGATAGATCTGGAGCCTTTGATTTTTTGCAACAATCCCCATGGAATTACTAGTTACGCTGTCACTGAATAGCTAGATTGAATCGATCTTCTTTGAACGATATTTGAGTGGTTTTAAAGGTAGGTTTTTTGGGGGCCACATTGTAAATGTATTTAGAAGCCGTCCCAACAGCGCCACTCGTTTATGCTATATGATATCATCATCACTGATGACCGTGATGTCCACCAATGGGTAAGGCTCACTGTACAGCGCTTTCGCGAGCTCTGGATTAATAAATTCATCCAACCAATTGGTACTGTATGGATACGGAGACTTTTTACCATGATAAAACAGCAGTGGCACCACCAAAGGCAAATGCTCATGTCCTGCATCGAGGTGTTGTTGCCTCGCCGCTATCGCGCATCTCGTCAACCGGAACGCCATATGCTTATCTGGGCGGCTTTGATGCTCAATGAGCGAATACACATATCCGATGCCATCTTCTGTTTTCATCGCGTACAGCACATCCGAATAGTAACCCCGTAAGTCGTCTTCTAAAAACGAACCCGATTGCAGCTCTAATGTGTTTAAATCACACCGTGCTTTGATGTGCGCCGGTAAATGCGCCTCCAGAAAATCCTTCGTCGTCTCTGGGACCGTTAAGAAGGATTTAAATAGACCGTCGTGTATCGATGTCGGTGTTTTCATCGTCTATGAGTGATTTGTCTGCCATTTGAGTGAGGAAATGTGTGATTGAATCAAACCTGAGCTCTGCTTCAATTTCATCATTGTATTTTTTAATCAGGTATCGTTGTAGCTCTTCCCAGACTAATTCGATATCTGCTGACATTGAGAGTAAGTTGTGCCCTGAAAGCAAGGTATAACAATACTCAAAGTCATCTTTCATCTCTTTTTGATTATTAAACGGAAAATACAAGTCGTTATCACGGTTTGCTCGATGTTTGTTGCGTTTTGATTTCTTCTTACTCATCGTGGGCACTCTCTTGTGACTTACAGATAACGGAAGTATACCGCCATCAATGTCTTGTTGGCGGTATACTCATTGAATGTGGTTTTTTCGGACGTTGAACCGCCACACCTTGCTTAAGCTGAGTTGGAAGTCGTTGATACCAATGTTTTGCTCGCTTCTTAATGGATTCATCCATGTATTTGCTTTTATCTCGAACTTTTACATCGATACCTAACTCACGGCGGATTGCATTGAGCGTATCTTTATTCATGCTATCTCCAATAGTTTTACAGAGTTGAAGCGCATAGCTAAGTTATTATCAAACTGCTTTCATTAGCAAGTGTATATTAAGGGGTGTGCATAGGTCATACTTTTGAACAAAAGTTGTCTGGCGAATTGCGATCTTTTACTTAAACATGTGTTTGAAAATGATGGCAATCTTCGCTAATCGCGCAACAACGAGAGGAAGGTGCTCGAATTACTTCAGATGAAAGCGGAAGAAGGTGATGTTCTCTTGCTCAAGATGCTGGACCGACTAGGCCGTGATACCGCAGAGATGATAAGCCTCATCAGCTTATTCGATGAAATGGGGGTTGCCATCAAGTTTCTAGATGATGGGATCAGCACTGAAGGCGAAATGGGGAAGATGGTGGTCACCATCTTATCTGTTGTTGCCCAAGCTGAACGCCACCGGATACTCGAACGAACCAACGAGGGACGAATAGAAGCGAAATTGAAAGGGATTAAGTTGGGCGTAAACGAACAGTGGATCGAAAACGGCTCAACGATTTGTATGCTCAAGGTTTAGGAGCGACTGACATCGCACGGCAACTAGGAATTGCACGCTCGACAGTATATAAAGTACTAAATGAGGCTAATACTGCGTAAGTATTCTGTCGTCATGCATTGGACAAGAGCTCTTTTGATGCCAATTGTACGTCCATATTTCCGCTCAAATTATTAGAGCCGTCGATTGTTATTTAGGCGTAAATTAATTCGCTAGACTCCCCCTTATTTACAAGGATAGGATACTTGGGGGAGTCGGTTACCTTTTTAAAATACAAATATATAGCTCTTTAATATCGATAAGTTCAGCTATGGTTAAATTCGTACCATTAATTAGTTCATTTAATTTTTCAATGCTCGTCGGTAGGGTGTTCGGCACAATTACGTTATTGCTCTGATGTAAGTTTTCTACGAAACCTGCACCCAAAGGATGGCTTATGACTACAACTCCATTGCCACTTAACATATTTGACATATTTTTTAATGCAGAAGCTTGATTTAATAAATTACCAAAACAAGCATTGCAATATATAATGTCATACTGTATGGGATTAGTAAAGTTTGATATATCACCCTGAAAGGTATCAATATTAGGGTTTTTTAATTTAACAACTTTTAGCTGATTATAAGATAAATCTAAAGCATGTATACAAGTGTTCGAGAATGTATCTTCTATGTATTTAATTAGCACTCCAGAGCCTGTACCTACATCTAAAACTTTCAAGATACCTGACTGATCAGTATTTATATACTTTTTAGGGCTTGTAACGATCTTTTTTAATCTTAGTTCTGTGAAGTTTGGCCTAGATTTTCGTGATGCATACCATTGAGATTCCTTGTCAAAGAACGATGCTTGAATCTTTAAAAAATCCTCATTTGATATGTCGTTACCCACGTGTTGCGTATTAAAGTTAGAGTGTGTATTCAAAAGCGATTCTATGTGTTCTTTTTCTACCGACATCGTATTCCCCCTGATGTGATTCTATTATGAATAGTAAAAACTAACCAATTACCTAAGTATTCTCATTTACTTAGGTATTAACTAAAAAATGAACTATACCAATCTAAATAAGCCCGTGAACGAGCGTTATAACCAGTTAATCATTACGGTTTGTTATATTATACTCAATGGAATTTTGCCTTACTGATGGCTCATTGATACCACTACTTTGAGTGAAAATTGCTAAACCACTAGTATCGGTTCTGCATTTAAATAAGATAGTATGTGAAGGCTTAGTTAAAGGTAACGATTCATAACCTTCGTATAAGCTAATACCTTTTTCCGCATCAAGAATTTTATATTTATAATAGCCTTCAAATGTTCCTAGGTCACGGTTAATAAAATTGGTTACATACTTATCTTCCGAATACGTTACATGTGCAATAGCTCCCGCATTTGGATTGATTTCGTTGTAAAGTGGAGAGATAAGATTGATGAGTGTAATACCATTTAAATCAGAGGGGACTTGGCAGTTAGCTGAAACATTCATCGATGAAAAGATAAAAAGAGACATTAAAATTTTCTTAATCATAATATTATCAACCTATACGTTATTCTTGATATTTAAAGAAGTTGTTCGACTAAAGGAGCCAAGTAGATGTCTTTAATATTATATATGGTAATAGGTGTTTTTCGGTGATATAGCTTGCAAATTATATCACAATTTACTTACATTTTAGTTGGTAGTAAATCAACTGTGAGCATTGTTCGACTTAATGGTCTCCGGTGGGTTGTGTCGCAAAGTTTGGCATTCTAGGTTAAGATCTACCCAATATCTACTTAACACTCTGAATATTAATGTTTAAAGGTTGCCACTTCCCCTCTGAAGTTATTCTTGAAACCATCCGTTATTACCTAGCTTACAAGCTCAGTTATCGCGAGATTGAAGAAATACAGAAGGAGCGTGGCATCACCATTGACCATGCGACTATTAACCGGTAGGTCATCAAATTCACGCCGATTTTGGAGCATAAAGTCAGACGTAAAAAGAAGTCGGTATCGAGCTCGTGGCGGATGGACGAGACGTACATCAAAATTAAGGGCGAATGGTTTTATTACTATCGAGCCGTTGATAAATTTGGTGACGTTATCGATTATTATCTGAGTCCAACTCGAGATGAAGCAGCCGCCAAAGCCTTTCTGAATAAGGCGATAGCTCAACACGGCTTACCAGAGAAAGTGGTCATTGATGGAAGTAAAAGTAATTACGCTGCGCTTGATGCAATGAATGTACAACTTTGGCTAACTGGCTTCTTTATGTTGTCACTGATAGAGATCCTGGATATCAAATACTTAAACAATATTATGGAACAAAGTCATCGTTGGGTAAAACTGAAGACGCGTCAGGCTCTTGGTTGGAAGTCATTAAAAGGAGCCACAGCGAGCCTTCACGGTCGAGAGTTGTGGACGATGATTAAACGCGGTCAAGTTAATCTAACAGGGGAAACAGCCTGCGAAAAATTTTATTCACTCGTAGACTAATTGTATCTGGTGACCAGCATTGACGCGCTTTAATCTATATTTGCGACAGAACCGACTTATGCCATTAGCCTTTCACCAGTGTATGGACGTATTGGTTATATCGAACGTTTAATGAAGGAAAATAAGCGAGAAGACGCCCAAAAAGAACTCGATATCCTGACAGGACGTTTGAATGATGTGAGCTGGAAATGGGCACAATTACATCGTGAAATGTCCAATCAAAAACAACGAAAAAACCTCCCGCTTGAGCAATAACTTGCTCGACTCGAGCAATGGATTGCCCAGTTGAGCAATCCATTGCCTAGTTAAAATATCATTCGTTAGTCAAGGTGTTGATAAATAATAATAATATTTTATGGCATGCTTCTTGATGTAGCTATGTTGCATACATTCATAAATTAAGAGGAATATTGCTATGCCAACTCCATGTTACATCTCTATTGAAGGCCAAACTCAGGGGCTTATCACGGCAGGCGCTTGTACACCAGACTCTATTGGTGATGCTTACGTTGAAGGTCACGAAGACGAAATGCTCGTACAACAATTTGGCCATGTGGTGACGGTACCGACTGACCCACAATCTGGTAACCCATCAGGTCAACGTGTTCATAAACCTCTTCAGTTTACCGTTTCACTCAACAAAGCCGTACCACTGATGTACAACGCGCTTGCGTCCGGTGAAAAGTTGAAAAATGTGGAGCTGAAGTGGTACCGCACTTCGCTGGAAGGCAAGCAAGAAAACTTCTTCACAACAAAACTGGAAAACGCATCGATTGTTGACATCAAATGCGAAATGCCACATTGCCAAGATCCAGCAAACGCGTGTTTCACTCAAAATATTACGGTTTCTCTGTCCTACCGTAAGATCACTTGGGACCACATTAATGCCGGCACGTCTGGTGCGGACGACTGGCGTAAACCTGTCGAAGCATAAGGTTTAACTCGCGCCATCACGTTTGTGATGGCGCTACCTTTGGGAGAATAAGATGGCACAAGGTGCATTGGTTGGAGATATGGGGTCTGGTCATGCTGACTACCCAGCAACGGTCATTATAAGTGGTTCACCGACCGTTAAGATTGATGGTAAGAGCGTGGTGCGCCAAGGTGATGCCATCAGTTGTGGTGGTGTGATCGTTGGTGGTTCAAGTGTCAATATTGGCGAATAAACAATACTCAATCATGTAGAGGTCAACATGGCTCTGTCGTTAGCATTTACCCTCACCATTGACGGACTGGATGAGAACACGTTTGTGGTTCGTGACTTTGATGGTCATGAGAGCCTGTCTCATCAGGCGTCGTTTTTTTCTGATTGCCATGGCTTTCATTATGATATCAGTCTAGCCAGTCGTCGCTCGGATTTGAGTGCGTTTGATGTCGTGGATCAGTTTGCACAGCTGCACATTATTCAAGACGGGGAATGTGTTCAACGCGTGCACGGGGTGGTCAGTGGGTTCACACTCGGTGACACCGGGCATAATTATACGTTTTATCGACTTTCTTTAGTGCCATCGATGATGCGTTTATCGCTTCACCATGACCGCCGTATCTTTCAAAAGCAAAGTGTTTCCGAAATCATATCAACACTGCTCCAAGAAGCGGGTATACAAGATTATGCCTTTGCTCTGACTCGAGATATGCCACTTCGAGAATTTTGTATGCAATACCGCGAAACCAACCTGGCGTTTATTGAGCGTCTTGCCGCAGAAGAAGGGTTGGTGTATCACCATGAGCATATTGCAGGCAAGCATACGGTCGTCTTTAGTGATGCCTCTGTGATGCTGCCGATGTTGTCAGAGCCTGTCACCTATCACCATAATGGTGGCGGGGTGGCGCCTTCGACGTTCATTTCCACGTTTGAACAACACACTCAACGAGGCGTGGCGGAGGTGGCGCTCGAAGATCGCAGTTTCCAAAAACCGGATTATCGTTTTACCCAGTCGGCTCATGGCCGTGAACTGGATTATCAACGAGACGACTACGCCTACTTTGACTTTCCCGGTCGCTATAAGGATAACCAACAAGGCAAAGCCTTGAGCCAAATACGGTTGGATTACTTGCGCCGGGAAGAGCATACCGTTTCAGGTCAAAGCAACGAACCTTTGCTTCGTGCCGGTTATCGTTTTTCGCTGACCGACCACATGGATGCGTCGAGTAACCGCGATTGGGCGGTGGTCAATGTTCATCACCAAGGGCGTCAGCCTCAAGCGCTCGAAGAAGAAGGAGGAAGCGGTGCAACGACGTATCACAATACCTTTAAACTCATTCCTGCCGATAACACTTGGCGTGCGTCGCCAACGTTAAAGCCGCTGACTCATGGACCTGAAATTGCTGTGGTGGTCGGGCCTGAGGGAGAAGAGATCCACTGTGACCAATATGGGCGAGTGAGAATACAGTTTCCATGGGATCGCTACAGTGCCAATGATGACAGCGCCTCCTGCTGGATACGTGTGGCGCAAGGACTGGCAGGTTCACAGTACGGGATCATGGCATTGCCTCGTGTGGGCGACGAAGTGGTGGTGTCGTTTATTCATGGTGACCCTGATCAACCCATGGTGACGGGGCGCACTTACCATGAAACTAATGTGCCTCCTTACCCGTTACCAGAGCATAAGACTAAGACCGTCCTTCGTAGTAAAACCCACCAAGGCCAAGGCTTTAATGAGTTGAGTTTTGAAGACCAAGCGGGACAAGAAAAACTGTATTTACACGCACAGAAAGACATGGAGACCGATGTTTTAAATGATCAGGTGGTGAGTATAAAGCACGATCAACACACCACCATTGACAATGCGCGTTTTACCCATACTAAACAGGATGAACATCATACGGTTGGTGGTCATTATCATCAACAGATTGAACAAGATCACTCGCTGAGTGTCCGTGGCGATATGCACCATAAAACCGATGGACGTTATGCCATGGAAGCCAAAGACGAAGTCCACCTTAAGGCTGGGCAAAAAGTGGTGATTGAGGCCAGCAGTGAGCTGACATTAGAAGTCGGCGGCAGCTTTATCAAAATCGATGCTTCCGGTGTCAGCTTGGTGGGTACGGGGATCAATTTAAACTCTGGAGGTAGTGCCGGCAGTGGGAAGGGAGTGGCAGGTCAATTACCTTCCTTACCATTAGGTATTGAAAGCCCAGCGATGCCTGATGAGGCGCTGCCCATTCAGGTCACTGAGCCCGTGCTACTTACGATGGCCGCCACCAATGTACCGATGGCACCGATATGTGGTCGTCAGGTGGATGGTTTATGTACTCGTGAGGATTGTCAGTGTGAATGATAGAAACGTGATGATGAAATACTGGTTAGTTGTCGATACCCTTCGTGTTCCCAATGCGATGGACGTGCTTAAATCTCACGGTCCTGTACAACAAGCGTTTGCATTGTACGCGGGGAGTGCGTTTGATTATGCGTTGGACAAAAGCCCGATGGTTATCGATTTAGGAAGTCATCGTGAAGTGGCGCTCTCTCGCTTATCGCTTCCGGGTTTTGCGACCAGTGCGGTCGTTTTTGATGTGGGGGAGTCTATCTCTGTCGAGAAGTGGCGGTCTCATCTGCAATCGATTTTTCTGGTCGAGATTGACCGTCAACCCATCATGGTGCGCTTTTATACCGATGCCTTTTGGGAGGCTTATGCACAGGGCTTAAATGACTCGGATAAACGCGTCCTACTTGGTGAAGCCAGTGCGGTGAATTGGCTCAGTTCAGATCAGAGACTTCAAACATTGTCTCGCCCTGAGGGCGAAAATGCAACGCCTCCCTATGCGTTGACCTCCTCCATTTTTAAACATTAGGTCAAAGATATGTTGTATAAAATCAAGCAAGGTGACTGTTTATCTCTTATAGCGGAGCGTTTCAACACGACGCCTGATGCGTTAGCGAAACTCAATAGTGAGCAAATCAAACACCTTGACCTTATTTATGAAGGTGACACGCTCAAGATTGCACTTCCTAAGCCCATTGTCACCGATGGAGCACGGATTGATTTGTCGACCACCCCAACAGAAATGAATGGTGGCAATGACACTTGCTCATCCAAGCCGCGCGAGTGGGCTGACATATTATATGTGCCATCTCACCCGAAAACGGGTAAAAAAATGTGGTATCGCGTGTCTGAATTGGCCCGAGCCGAACTGTTAAAGGAAAAAGAGCGGGTGTCGGCGGCGATTGTGGAGAACGATACTCCTAAAACCTTACAAAATCTCACCCAGCTCGGATTAATGTCGAAGTTCTCCGCGAAGCTGCATGAGCAATTTATGACAGAAGATGAGACGCTCATCTATCGAAAGTTACTTTGGGTACAGAAAGTCATCACGATGGAAACGTATGGTGACAAGAGTGGCAATGATTTTTTACTCTCGGCAGCACAGTTGGTGGACATCGATTTGGAAGTTACTCGGTGGGAGCTAGCGGAAGAAGAAAAGGCGAACAATCGAGCGTTATACTATGGACCTTTTTCGTCGCTTTACCATGCTAAATTCGATGAAATGAGT includes:
- a CDS encoding cytochrome b, which translates into the protein MKRQNHDKATRYLHWVMAVIIIYATIAGYVMHLVIDTHPSIFNFLSIMNMSLATLGSVAFVARWFWSHFKPNKVIDGSLPRWKLSIAHMTHAIIYQLMFVVFVSGFLMLKQSYQLFWLVEIPNPLTSTEINDFFFVVHRYACAMLAIVVVLHMCAALKHHYVAKNQVLLRMLGKAQ
- a CDS encoding IS6 family transposase gives rise to the protein MTHPEFKWKHFAPEIILWCIRWYGSTPMSYANLSDMLQERGISVNRSTIYRWFIEYAQALHKKLRRRQFIQTDSSWQLDETYIKVKGKWHYLYRAINKQGETLDFYFSHKRNKDAAYQFLKRCLRHYPTELHPQTLNTDKHSSYAHAIARLKKEGRLREDVEQRQVKPLNNGIESDHAPIKKLVVGTGGFKIRKRAWSTIQGFESLRMLNKGQFDFWLRHDERGTLVRERSAFMNRLFNVEIVFQ
- a CDS encoding methyltransferase domain-containing protein; translated protein: MSVEKEHIESLLNTHSNFNTQHVGNDISNEDFLKIQASFFDKESQWYASRKSRPNFTELRLKKIVTSPKKYINTDQSGILKVLDVGTGSGVLIKYIEDTFSNTCIHALDLSYNQLKVVKLKNPNIDTFQGDISNFTNPIQYDIIYCNACFGNLLNQASALKNMSNMLSGNGVVVISHPLGAGFVENLHQSNNVIVPNTLPTSIEKLNELINGTNLTIAELIDIKELYICILKR
- a CDS encoding Hcp family type VI secretion system effector translates to MPTPCYISIEGQTQGLITAGACTPDSIGDAYVEGHEDEMLVQQFGHVVTVPTDPQSGNPSGQRVHKPLQFTVSLNKAVPLMYNALASGEKLKNVELKWYRTSLEGKQENFFTTKLENASIVDIKCEMPHCQDPANACFTQNITVSLSYRKITWDHINAGTSGADDWRKPVEA
- a CDS encoding PAAR domain-containing protein, translated to MAQGALVGDMGSGHADYPATVIISGSPTVKIDGKSVVRQGDAISCGGVIVGGSSVNIGE
- the tssI gene encoding type VI secretion system tip protein TssI/VgrG; the encoded protein is MALSLAFTLTIDGLDENTFVVRDFDGHESLSHQASFFSDCHGFHYDISLASRRSDLSAFDVVDQFAQLHIIQDGECVQRVHGVVSGFTLGDTGHNYTFYRLSLVPSMMRLSLHHDRRIFQKQSVSEIISTLLQEAGIQDYAFALTRDMPLREFCMQYRETNLAFIERLAAEEGLVYHHEHIAGKHTVVFSDASVMLPMLSEPVTYHHNGGGVAPSTFISTFEQHTQRGVAEVALEDRSFQKPDYRFTQSAHGRELDYQRDDYAYFDFPGRYKDNQQGKALSQIRLDYLRREEHTVSGQSNEPLLRAGYRFSLTDHMDASSNRDWAVVNVHHQGRQPQALEEEGGSGATTYHNTFKLIPADNTWRASPTLKPLTHGPEIAVVVGPEGEEIHCDQYGRVRIQFPWDRYSANDDSASCWIRVAQGLAGSQYGIMALPRVGDEVVVSFIHGDPDQPMVTGRTYHETNVPPYPLPEHKTKTVLRSKTHQGQGFNELSFEDQAGQEKLYLHAQKDMETDVLNDQVVSIKHDQHTTIDNARFTHTKQDEHHTVGGHYHQQIEQDHSLSVRGDMHHKTDGRYAMEAKDEVHLKAGQKVVIEASSELTLEVGGSFIKIDASGVSLVGTGINLNSGGSAGSGKGVAGQLPSLPLGIESPAMPDEALPIQVTEPVLLTMAATNVPMAPICGRQVDGLCTREDCQCE
- a CDS encoding DUF4123 domain-containing protein, with the protein product MNDRNVMMKYWLVVDTLRVPNAMDVLKSHGPVQQAFALYAGSAFDYALDKSPMVIDLGSHREVALSRLSLPGFATSAVVFDVGESISVEKWRSHLQSIFLVEIDRQPIMVRFYTDAFWEAYAQGLNDSDKRVLLGEASAVNWLSSDQRLQTLSRPEGENATPPYALTSSIFKH